A window from Rhizosphaericola mali encodes these proteins:
- a CDS encoding TonB-dependent receptor: MQSGFSQKNTTNPIDISGKVLDISNNLPIRNATILIHELNISTLTDSLGEYHLHVNKKGMYLFEISASDFASTAENIQVNNDISRNFAISPSVLEQNAVIVTGVAAAISAKRNPQPTVSVSKKDLLRSTSTNIMQAIAENVPGVSILTTGPAIAKPFIRGLGYNRVLTINDGVRQEGQQWGDEHGIEIDDYSVQKVEVLKGPASLMYGSDALAGVINISSQLPAPEGTINANATSEYQTNNLLRGFYGNISGTKHGFSFNAYGSYKGAEDYRNKYDGRVFNSKFYNKNYGGMLGYQGNWGHSRLLLTNFDQHIGMVEGERDETTGQFIKDLPDGETAIATNSDFSKIKPEIPYQHVKHFKVTSDNQFKIGQGSLDAIIGWQRNQRQEFGDAAAFYTPDAYFDLKTLTYTFRYHLPSMGNWKTVVGTNGMQQNNKNRAEEVLIPDYNLFDIGGFAVTQYIKNKFTFTGGLRYDTRHVHGKEMSDPDDPSETKFHNLSKNFSNVSGSAGVSYEVSKSTVLKFNISRGFRAPNMAELASNGAHEGTLRYEIGNTNLKSEKSLQFDGGVEVNTEHISLNASLYYNHINDFIFYQRVQNAAGGDSTMVDENGGTINVYQFNQHDANLFGGEFTIDIHPHPLDWLHFENSFAYTRAKFTNAIDNSKNIPDIPAAHYVAQLKGNFLKEGKTIRNLYVGVTSDYTFAQNDAFTGFDTETKTGDYWLVNASVGADISHNGKTMFSIFLNGENLGNVAYQSHLSRLKYLATNNATGRMGVFGMGRNFSIKVNVPLTWNW, encoded by the coding sequence ATGCAAAGTGGATTTTCACAAAAAAACACGACTAACCCGATAGATATTTCTGGAAAAGTTTTAGATATTTCAAACAATCTGCCCATCAGAAATGCAACCATACTCATACATGAATTAAATATTTCTACGCTAACCGATTCCTTAGGGGAATATCATCTGCATGTAAATAAAAAAGGGATGTATCTTTTTGAAATTTCAGCATCAGACTTTGCATCAACGGCAGAAAATATCCAGGTAAACAACGACATTTCAAGAAATTTTGCGATATCCCCAAGCGTATTGGAACAAAATGCCGTGATTGTAACGGGAGTTGCAGCTGCTATATCAGCCAAGCGCAATCCACAACCAACCGTTTCCGTTTCCAAAAAAGACTTATTAAGATCAACGTCTACTAATATTATGCAAGCAATTGCAGAAAATGTTCCAGGTGTTTCAATTTTAACAACGGGACCAGCGATAGCCAAACCATTTATCAGAGGATTGGGATATAATAGGGTTTTAACGATTAATGATGGGGTGCGTCAAGAAGGCCAACAATGGGGCGACGAGCACGGAATTGAAATTGACGATTATAGCGTACAAAAAGTAGAAGTTTTAAAAGGACCGGCATCATTGATGTATGGAAGTGATGCACTTGCAGGTGTAATAAATATTTCCTCCCAATTACCGGCACCAGAAGGAACCATTAATGCCAACGCAACAAGTGAATATCAAACGAACAATCTTTTGCGTGGTTTTTATGGAAATATCTCAGGAACCAAACATGGCTTTAGTTTTAACGCATACGGTTCGTATAAAGGAGCCGAAGATTACCGAAATAAATATGATGGACGTGTATTTAACTCCAAATTTTACAACAAAAATTATGGAGGCATGTTGGGTTATCAAGGCAATTGGGGACATAGCCGTTTACTTTTAACCAATTTTGATCAGCATATTGGCATGGTAGAAGGGGAAAGAGATGAAACTACAGGGCAATTTATCAAAGACCTTCCAGATGGAGAAACTGCGATTGCTACGAATAGTGATTTCTCTAAAATCAAACCCGAAATTCCTTACCAACATGTCAAACATTTTAAGGTAACTTCAGATAATCAATTTAAAATAGGACAAGGTTCTTTAGATGCGATTATTGGTTGGCAAAGAAATCAAAGACAAGAATTTGGTGATGCTGCAGCATTTTATACGCCTGATGCTTATTTTGATTTAAAAACGTTGACTTACACATTCCGTTATCATTTACCCTCTATGGGAAATTGGAAAACAGTTGTGGGTACAAATGGAATGCAACAAAATAATAAAAATCGTGCTGAGGAAGTCTTGATTCCAGATTATAATTTGTTTGACATTGGTGGTTTTGCAGTAACTCAATATATCAAAAACAAATTCACGTTTACAGGTGGTTTGCGTTATGATACAAGACACGTACATGGAAAAGAAATGTCAGATCCAGATGATCCTTCTGAAACCAAATTTCACAATTTGAGCAAAAATTTTTCTAACGTTTCTGGGAGTGCTGGAGTCAGTTATGAAGTAAGTAAATCAACTGTATTAAAATTTAACATTTCTAGAGGTTTCCGAGCACCAAATATGGCTGAACTAGCAAGTAATGGTGCACACGAAGGGACTTTGCGTTACGAAATTGGAAATACCAATTTGAAATCAGAAAAAAGTTTGCAATTTGATGGTGGCGTGGAAGTGAATACAGAACATATTTCCTTAAATGCTTCCTTGTATTATAATCATATCAATGATTTCATTTTTTACCAAAGAGTACAAAATGCTGCTGGAGGCGACTCCACTATGGTGGATGAAAATGGAGGTACAATCAATGTGTATCAATTCAATCAACATGATGCGAATTTATTCGGCGGAGAATTTACTATAGATATCCATCCACATCCTTTGGATTGGTTGCATTTTGAAAACTCCTTCGCATACACGCGTGCAAAATTTACCAATGCCATTGACAATTCGAAAAATATCCCAGACATTCCAGCGGCACATTATGTGGCACAATTAAAAGGTAATTTTTTAAAAGAAGGAAAAACAATCCGCAATCTGTATGTGGGCGTAACCAGCGATTACACATTTGCACAAAATGACGCTTTTACAGGTTTTGATACCGAAACAAAAACAGGAGATTATTGGTTGGTAAATGCATCTGTTGGTGCAGACATTTCACATAATGGAAAAACGATGTTTAGTATTTTCTTAAATGGAGAAAATTTGGGTAATGTCGCTTATCAAAGTCACCTGAGTAGATTGAAATATTTAGCTACGAATAATGCAACAGGAAGAATGGGCGTATTTGGAATGGGCCGAAATTTTAGTATAAAAGTGAATGTTCCACTTACTTGGAATTGGTAA
- a CDS encoding glycosyltransferase family 2 protein, with product MALSLSVIIVHYQVPYFLEHCLYSLLSVDNNMDKVQIIVVDNATFLPNNVLMEEKFPEVQFIYLKENVGFGKANNEALKYVSSDLVLFLNPDTIITENVLTSCIRQFELDASIGGLGVKMLDGNGCFLSESKRSIPTFSVSLMKLTGLSTIFPSSAFFNKYALGNVSKDSDCFIDVIAGAFFMARTTVVKSIGGFDPQFFMYGEDIDLSQQIILKGYCNYYLGTQSILHFKGESTKQNKSKHVKVFYEAMILYVAKYYRNWNKLLFKSFLNGAVKGRALFERLGNKVANTNSFHPKTICFMGDSSIFESAESILKKNIEGFEIIDQQKLDGADTVLFCVGKNWSYSQALMFMQKNKTRYQYLFYKKSCAIIGSNNKKETGIQWD from the coding sequence ATGGCTTTATCCTTATCAGTTATTATTGTACATTATCAAGTCCCTTATTTTTTAGAGCATTGCTTGTATTCTTTGCTATCCGTGGACAATAATATGGATAAAGTACAAATTATAGTTGTTGATAATGCTACATTTCTGCCAAATAACGTATTAATGGAAGAAAAATTTCCAGAAGTCCAATTTATTTACCTAAAAGAGAATGTAGGTTTTGGTAAGGCAAATAATGAAGCTTTAAAATATGTAAGTAGTGATCTTGTGCTATTTCTAAATCCTGATACTATCATAACAGAAAATGTTCTAACTAGTTGTATTAGACAATTTGAATTGGATGCTTCTATTGGAGGATTGGGTGTGAAGATGTTGGATGGCAATGGTTGTTTTTTGTCTGAAAGTAAACGAAGTATACCTACTTTCTCTGTGTCATTGATGAAATTAACAGGATTGTCGACTATTTTTCCTAGTTCAGCTTTCTTTAATAAATATGCCTTGGGCAATGTATCAAAGGATTCTGATTGTTTTATTGATGTTATTGCGGGAGCCTTTTTTATGGCGAGGACAACTGTCGTGAAGTCTATTGGTGGTTTTGATCCACAGTTTTTCATGTATGGAGAAGATATTGATCTTTCGCAACAAATAATATTGAAAGGTTATTGCAATTATTATTTGGGTACGCAATCTATCTTGCATTTTAAAGGGGAGAGTACCAAGCAGAATAAATCCAAGCATGTAAAAGTTTTCTACGAGGCAATGATTTTATATGTAGCGAAATATTATAGAAATTGGAATAAATTATTATTTAAATCCTTTTTAAATGGAGCAGTTAAAGGACGTGCATTATTTGAAAGATTAGGTAATAAGGTTGCAAATACTAATTCATTTCATCCTAAAACGATTTGTTTTATGGGAGATTCGTCCATATTTGAATCAGCAGAATCTATTCTGAAAAAAAATATTGAAGGGTTTGAAATAATTGATCAACAGAAGTTAGATGGAGCAGATACCGTATTGTTTTGTGTTGGAAAAAATTGGAGCTACAGTCAAGCATTAATGTTTATGCAAAAAAATAAAACACGTTACCAATATTTATTTTATAAAAAGAGTTGTGCTATAATTGGTAGTAATAATAAAAAAGAAACGGGAATTCAATGGGATTGA
- the tsaB gene encoding tRNA (adenosine(37)-N6)-threonylcarbamoyltransferase complex dimerization subunit type 1 TsaB, whose amino-acid sequence MSLILSLDASTDRASVGLYRNNEKIDILENFEQRDHASFIQPAVVEILDKSGVLFQDLDAIAVTEGPGSYTGLRVAMASAKGVCYAQNKPLILVNTLQAMALAAKEDYVSNIGDALFFCPMIDARRLDVFTAIYNQELELLTDIQAITLEATYWDNWLEKGKLLFSGNGASKLKPLLNVQANAQFLDVTMNVSQVNTLAQAKFAISDFSDVAYSQPNYFKEFYTTAKPTSTN is encoded by the coding sequence ATGTCTTTGATTTTATCATTAGACGCATCGACAGATAGAGCGAGCGTCGGATTGTATAGAAATAACGAGAAAATTGACATTTTAGAAAACTTTGAACAGAGAGACCACGCTTCATTTATCCAACCAGCCGTTGTTGAAATTTTAGACAAATCTGGAGTTTTATTCCAAGATTTGGATGCAATCGCAGTAACAGAAGGTCCTGGCAGTTATACTGGATTAAGAGTCGCTATGGCATCTGCCAAAGGTGTCTGCTATGCTCAAAACAAACCATTAATACTTGTAAATACATTACAAGCAATGGCTTTGGCGGCAAAAGAAGATTATGTTTCTAATATTGGAGATGCATTATTTTTTTGTCCGATGATCGATGCAAGACGTTTGGATGTTTTTACGGCGATTTATAATCAAGAGTTAGAATTATTGACAGATATACAAGCTATTACATTAGAAGCAACTTATTGGGATAATTGGCTTGAGAAAGGTAAGTTGCTTTTTAGTGGCAATGGTGCTTCTAAATTGAAACCACTTTTAAATGTGCAAGCTAATGCTCAGTTTCTAGACGTAACTATGAATGTCTCACAAGTAAATACGTTGGCACAAGCAAAATTTGCTATTTCAGATTTTAGTGATGTCGCTTACAGTCAACCTAATTATTTCAAAGAATTTTATACAACAGCAAAACCCACGTCAACAAATTAG
- the lpxA gene encoding acyl-ACP--UDP-N-acetylglucosamine O-acyltransferase: MSNTLSYIHPGAKIAQNVQIDPFSVIHDNVEIGEGTWIGSNVTIFGGARIGKNCKIFPGAVISAVPQDLKYAGEETTAEIGDNTTIRECVTVNKGTSDKWKTVIGKNCLIMAYAHVAHDCIISDHCIISNSTQLGGHITVDEWAIIGGSCAFQQFTHVGAHSYTGGGSLVNKDIPPFVKAVRHPISFGGINVVGLKRRGFTSEQINLVMEIYRYVYNRGLNTSQAIQSIESEFAQTEVRDEVLEFIRSSKLGIIKGAPMSLLGEELTADAE; this comes from the coding sequence ATGAGTAATACTCTTTCATACATACATCCAGGAGCAAAAATTGCTCAGAATGTACAAATTGATCCTTTTTCTGTTATACATGACAATGTTGAAATTGGAGAAGGTACATGGATTGGCAGTAATGTAACCATTTTTGGAGGTGCACGAATTGGGAAAAATTGTAAAATTTTTCCTGGAGCTGTAATTTCTGCTGTTCCGCAGGATCTTAAATACGCAGGAGAAGAGACTACTGCGGAGATCGGCGACAACACAACAATCAGAGAATGTGTAACCGTAAACAAAGGAACTTCAGATAAATGGAAAACAGTTATTGGTAAAAACTGTTTGATCATGGCATATGCACACGTTGCACATGATTGTATCATTAGTGACCATTGTATTATAAGTAATAGTACCCAACTTGGAGGACATATTACTGTAGATGAATGGGCTATTATAGGAGGCAGTTGCGCATTTCAACAATTCACCCATGTAGGTGCTCATTCTTATACTGGTGGTGGTTCTTTGGTTAATAAAGATATACCTCCATTTGTTAAAGCGGTAAGACATCCAATTAGTTTTGGAGGGATAAATGTAGTTGGTTTAAAAAGGAGAGGTTTTACATCCGAACAAATTAACTTGGTCATGGAAATCTATCGTTATGTATATAACCGTGGATTGAATACTTCTCAAGCTATACAATCTATTGAGAGTGAATTTGCACAAACGGAAGTACGTGATGAAGTTTTGGAATTTATCAGATCAAGTAAATTAGGAATTATCAAAGGTGCACCGATGTCCCTTTTGGGTGAAGAGCTCACTGCAGATGCAGAATAA
- a CDS encoding ArsR/SmtB family transcription factor — translation MSQQQILLKNPESKSETSIDFIQLKKAALTLRALNHKLRLQIIKLIDEKQKLTVTEIYIKLRIEQSVASQHLAILRRANIVDTQREGKFIYYTLNYARIDEINGFVGDLLK, via the coding sequence ATGTCACAACAGCAGATTTTATTAAAAAATCCAGAGTCGAAATCAGAAACTTCCATTGATTTTATTCAATTGAAGAAAGCAGCTTTGACATTAAGAGCTTTAAATCACAAATTAAGACTACAGATTATCAAATTGATTGATGAAAAGCAGAAGTTGACTGTAACAGAAATCTATATCAAATTGAGAATCGAACAGTCCGTAGCCTCTCAACATTTAGCTATTTTGCGTAGAGCCAATATCGTGGATACGCAAAGAGAAGGAAAATTTATCTACTACACTTTAAACTACGCACGTATTGATGAAATCAATGGATTCGTAGGTGATCTTTTGAAATAA
- a CDS encoding MBL fold metallo-hydrolase, producing the protein MYVEQIYTGCLSEASYYIEDNGEAVIIDPMRDLDNYLGLAKDRNATIKYIFETHFHADFVSGHLDLSKATGAPIVYGPDAKPNFKAIIAKDHQTFPIGNISLEVLHTPGHTLESTCYLLKDADGKEYAVFTGDTLFVGDVGRPDLSQKGELYTPEDLAGLMYDSLHAKIFPLQDDVIVYPAHGAGSSCGKSLSSKTFSTVGEQKETNYALLSKSRGEFISNVTDGLSTPPAYFPINAEINKKGYASLDSVLENALQALDVDSFEVKSKEENVIILDTRNESDFTDGFIPTSIFIGLNGRFAEWAGSLLPFDATLLLVTDEGKEKETATRLARVGFEKFGGYLKGGFDAWKNAGKQIDLVVNIPADEVAMDYQFDDNLIILDVRKESEYAEGHVVKADNIPLDKLIDPAGYLADMEELFNVYLHCAGGYRSVIAASLIKRQGFHNIHNILGGYAALKETKIPTEKSKSVLN; encoded by the coding sequence ATGTACGTAGAACAGATTTATACAGGATGCCTCAGTGAGGCGTCCTATTATATAGAGGATAATGGCGAAGCGGTAATTATCGATCCAATGCGAGATCTTGATAATTATCTTGGGTTGGCAAAAGATAGAAACGCAACGATTAAGTATATTTTCGAAACACATTTTCATGCAGATTTTGTGAGTGGGCATTTGGACTTGAGTAAGGCAACTGGAGCACCAATAGTTTACGGTCCGGATGCGAAGCCCAACTTCAAAGCCATCATCGCAAAAGATCATCAGACTTTTCCTATTGGAAATATTTCCCTAGAAGTTTTACATACACCTGGACATACATTAGAAAGTACTTGCTATCTTCTCAAAGATGCTGATGGTAAAGAATATGCTGTGTTTACGGGTGATACTTTGTTTGTTGGAGATGTTGGTCGTCCTGATTTATCCCAAAAAGGTGAATTGTATACGCCAGAGGATCTTGCTGGATTGATGTATGATAGTTTGCATGCAAAAATTTTCCCTTTACAAGATGATGTGATCGTTTACCCTGCACACGGTGCGGGAAGTAGCTGTGGAAAAAGTTTGAGTTCGAAAACATTTAGTACTGTAGGCGAACAAAAAGAGACCAATTATGCACTCTTATCTAAAAGTAGAGGTGAGTTTATTTCCAATGTAACGGACGGTCTTTCTACGCCTCCAGCTTATTTTCCGATCAATGCTGAAATCAACAAAAAAGGATATGCTTCTTTGGATTCTGTGTTGGAAAACGCATTACAGGCGTTGGATGTAGACTCATTTGAAGTAAAATCTAAAGAGGAAAATGTAATCATTTTAGATACAAGAAATGAATCAGATTTTACGGATGGCTTTATCCCAACAAGTATTTTCATAGGCTTGAATGGCCGATTTGCAGAATGGGCAGGCAGTTTATTGCCGTTTGACGCGACGCTATTATTGGTGACAGATGAAGGTAAGGAAAAAGAAACGGCGACAAGATTGGCGAGAGTTGGTTTTGAAAAATTTGGTGGTTATTTGAAAGGAGGATTTGACGCTTGGAAAAATGCTGGAAAGCAGATTGATTTGGTTGTCAATATACCGGCAGACGAAGTGGCTATGGATTACCAATTTGATGATAATTTGATTATTTTGGATGTACGCAAAGAAAGTGAATATGCAGAAGGACATGTTGTAAAAGCAGACAATATTCCTTTGGATAAATTGATTGATCCTGCTGGATATTTGGCAGATATGGAAGAATTGTTCAATGTGTATCTGCATTGTGCTGGCGGTTACAGAAGTGTTATTGCAGCTTCTTTAATCAAAAGACAAGGATTTCATAATATCCATAATATTTTGGGTGGTTATGCTGCGCTAAAAGAAACGAAGATTCCTACGGAAAAAAGTAAAAGCGTTTTAAATTAA
- a CDS encoding RidA family protein gives MAIEIINTKNAPAPIGPYNQSVKAGNFLFVSGQIPLDPISMELVNKTVDEETHQVFKNILAILKEAGATLDNVVKVTVFLSDMSLFAQVNEIYGSYFTKNEPARECVAVKTLPKNVNVEISVTAYLD, from the coding sequence ATGGCAATTGAAATAATAAATACGAAAAATGCGCCGGCGCCTATCGGACCATACAATCAATCTGTAAAAGCTGGAAATTTTTTATTTGTAAGTGGACAGATTCCTTTAGACCCAATTTCTATGGAATTGGTAAATAAAACGGTGGACGAGGAAACGCATCAAGTATTTAAAAATATCTTAGCAATTTTGAAAGAAGCAGGTGCCACTTTGGACAATGTAGTTAAAGTAACAGTTTTCTTAAGCGATATGTCCCTATTTGCTCAAGTAAATGAAATTTATGGTTCATATTTTACAAAAAATGAACCTGCTCGAGAATGTGTTGCTGTCAAAACTTTACCTAAAAATGTAAATGTCGAGATTAGCGTTACTGCATATCTAGATTAA